A region of Necator americanus strain Aroian chromosome I, whole genome shotgun sequence DNA encodes the following proteins:
- a CDS encoding hypothetical protein (NECATOR_CHRI.G3171.T3): MSRCLLEEQAPHGFEMSQLMFSDDDDVSRHAADLEQIHKSIALNEPSFLPFNSAYCKENQISCTRLEKTPIYRRLHPERRCPLGEVFVKPFVPVTNSNDEYEFGSDHDACNEQAVRSSFSYSRPPSTESSASSGSATDQRPNTPLSTSNTPRLDRRKRLRLQKLRDAVIAARSTASDDDQEFVPGPCEFGSLLDDQETPTRKLRPRRELWNSDDDLPLADVQLQVVLDISEKEAQAFAALKRSSECVSPAEANTTDHDVDDFAYLPTSQPIQSNLKRGAKRKRTQLSTPKAGDSDTFSPRSVKVTRTATSSVFRRKRRHTTGECHTLTEGQSDSDMDQPLSHFATFSDVHKMSRSTAKKKKSRLSCGNSTDEEYKGSDSEMPLSEIRRRQRIVNDITGDLCGYLRGVDKYFNEVLLDLLICDQPTSHLLWTSWKIVDDKSGMKPPRSTASTESGMEIVQKSLEGLSLEDKVTKLLKRVVESEDQNAKLREKAAQVDKVTKANASLEKKLEKTNLILLKTEDAKGKLEELCRELQRMNKQIREDSLNKVRLLEHERQQAVEQLRTALKSIEASMNEGKERSDALAADNGRLAEKLKELGQEYESRITAIQEQYKEKDSYWQEYNKAKDIEIKLLKTKLEAAEINAQKSALEKEELTRTFVEGTARMGGALENEKALRAEVKRYAGRYEEITKSLAESNAAFDKFKKEIDRVNANFKKVETDSFKWKQKYEEASKNVLVLTMAKKELEENAVLQQKKLGQLEQLCRALSSRQTNPTATPTTDSAATATAALTSPTDQASSSSS, translated from the exons ATGTCACGCTGTCTTCTGGAGGAACAAGCACCACATGGTTTCGAGATGAGCCAACTTATGTTCAGTGATGATGACGATGTTAGCAGACACGCCGCAGATCTCGAGCAAATTCACAAATCAATCGCTCTTAAT GAGCCGTCCTTCTTACCTTTCAACTCAGCCTATTGCAAAGAGAATCAGATTAG CTGCACCCGGTTAGAAAAGACGCCGATTTACCGACGTCTCCATCCTGAGCGTAGGTGCCCGCTCGGAGAAGTGTTCGTCAAACCATTCGTTCCGGTTACAAACTCAAACGATGAGTATGAATTTGGGAGCGATCACGATGCTTGCAATGAACAA GCTGTCAGGTCTTCCTTCTCATATTCGCGCCCTCCTTCAACTGAATCGTCTGCTAGCTCCGGTTCGGCTACTGATCAGCGCCCTAACACTCCGCTTTCTACAAGTAATACTCCACGCCTAGATCGCAGGAAAAGATTACGGCTTCAGAAATTACGTGATGCTGTAAT TGCAGCTCGCAGTACCGCAAGCGACGATGATCAAGAGTTCGTGCCTGGACCATGCGAGTTTGGGTCTTTGTTAGACGATCAGGAAACTCCAACTAGGAAACTGCGACCGCGAAGAG AACTGTGGAATTCTGATGATGACCTCCCGCTTGCGGATGTGCAACTTCAAGTAGTGCTCGACATATCAGAGAAGGAGGCACAAGCATTTGCTGCTCTTAAACGTTCTTCGGAATGTGTTTCCCCCGCAGAG GCAAACACTACTGACCACGATGTGGATGATTTCGCCTATCTTCCTACTTCCCAACCAATCCAATCCAATCTTAAAAGAGGAGCGAAACGAAAACGTACACAACTGAGTACACCTAAAGCAG gtgaTTCGGACACCTTCAGCCCACGAAGTGTGAAAGTCACTCGCACTGCTACCTCTAG tgtgtTTAGGAGAAAGCGCAGACATACCACAGGTGAATGCCACACACTAACAGAGGGACAAAGCGATTCAGACATGGATCAACCATTATCTCATTTCGCTACGTTCAG CGATGTTCACAAAATGTCTCGTAGTactgcaaaaaagaagaaatcgcGGTTAAGCTGTGGAAACTCAACGGACGAAGAATACAAAGGGTCTGACAGCGAAATGCCTCTATCCGAAATCCGTCGTCGACAGCG AATTGTTAATGATATCACCGGAGATCTTTGTGGCTACCTCAGAGGTGTTGATAAATATTTTAACGAAGTGTTGCTGGACCTATTGATTT GTGACCAACCAACCAGCCACTTGTTGTGGACCTCTTGGAAGATTGTCGACGACAAATCCGGGATGAAACCGCCACGGTCCACCGCTTCCACGGAATCAG GGATGGAAATCGTCCAGAAGTCGTTGGAGGGATTAAGCCTCGAGGATAAAGTTACAAAATTATTGAAGAGAGTAGTAGAAAGCGAGGATCAGAACGCTAAATTGAGGGAAAAAGCTGCTCAG GTTGACAAGGTAACAAAAGCTAACGCTTCTCTcgaaaagaaattggaaaaaacaaatttgattcTACTAAAAACTGAAGATGCTAAAGGAAAGCTTGAAGAGCTATGCCGCGAACTGCAAAGAATGAACAAACAA ATCCGTGAAGATAGCCTCAATAAGGTACGACTGCTTGAGCACGAACGGCAGCAAGCTGTGGAGCAGCTGCGAACTGCTCTTAAG AGTATCGAAGCAAGTATGAACGAAGGCAAGGAACGATCGGATGCTTTGGCTGCCGATAACGGAAGATTAGCggagaaattaaaagaactCGGACAAGAATACGAGTCGCGAATCACTGCCATTCAAGAACAG TATAAAGAAAAGGACTCTTACTGGCAAGAGTATAACAAAGCCAAggatatagaaataaaactgtTGAAGACAAAATTAGAAGCGGCAGAAATCAACGCACAG AAATCCGCTTTGGAAAAGGAAGAGTTGACGAGGACTTTCGTTGAAGGAACGGCTAGAATGGGTGGTGCATTGGAGAATGAAAAAGCGCTTAGAGCTGAG GTGAAGCGATACGCTGGAAGATAcgaagaaatcacaaaaagttTAGCGGAAAGCAATGCTGCGTTTGACAAGTTTAAGAAGGAGATCGATAGG GTGAacgcaaatttcaaaaaagtcgaAACGGATTCGTTTAAATGGAAGCAGAAATACGAAGAAGCGTCGAA GAATGTATTGGTGTTGACGATGGCAAAGAAGGAGTTGGAGGAGAACGCTGTACTACAACAGAAGAAACTCGGCCAACTCGAACAACTTTGCCGAGCTCTCAGCTCTCGACAAACGAATCCTACTGCCACACCCACCACTGATTCGgccgccaccgccaccgccgCTCTCACCTCCCCAACAGACCAAGCCTCTTCCTCGTCGTCATGA
- a CDS encoding hypothetical protein (NECATOR_CHRI.G3172.T1) has translation MSRGGRAENGSVRRRRDIRSRSRSPQKGDQKRIAGGRDGDRRSGANDRMVFITNLAYEVRWAELKDVLREHGGEVVFVELLEDRNGQPKGNAIAEFKTKEGAANCLKNLDGFEIRKRKMITKAIRDPIAFLRKVQEETGIDYLAKCAGIGRGRSDERPTRTGSYDLFGLSPEFLRQHSIEPPLCDRVFIANLSFNVGTARIYEIFGLAGNIVWMDLHMDKEGKSKGVCVLQFSHPIEAVQAISMFHGQKLYDRVLVVKMDRYEKSEPNREGALPRGLERIGAGLGANGAPLTDIASVVASMRGDSVAPPTPVAPVASQPSQSNPYSGSSHISNGQNFASLGSAVSSFSSGLGGFDSRRDDSFVGSDSRRDDQFGLNFNVSRVVAIKNLPLDYTWQIVRDRVQQFGETESVEMIAPGVARIRFALIQDAERMRGALTGTSVEGRTISVEYMH, from the exons ATGTCACGCGGTGGTCGAGCGGAGAATGGAAGTGTAAGGAGACGGCGAGACATTCGAAGCAGATCCCGCAGCCCACAAAAAGGCGATCAGAAGAGAATCGCAG GAGGACGTGACGGCGACAGACGCAGTGGTGCTAACGACCGAATGGTGTTTATCACCAACCTTGCGTATGAGGTTCGCTGGGCAGAATTGAAGGACGTACTTCGTGAGCATGGTGGAGAG GTCGTTTTTGTCGAGCTGCTGGAGGACCGTAACGGACAGCCGAAAGGAAACGCAATTGCGGagttcaagacaaaagaaggCGCTGCAAACTGCCTCAAAAATCTCGATGGATTTGAAATTCGCAAGAGAAAAATGATCACAAAGGCCATTCGC GATCCTATTGCTTTTCTCCGCAAAGTGCAGGAGGAAACAGGTATTGACTACTTGGCTAAGTGTGCTGGCATTGGACGTGGACGAAGCGATGAGCGTCCAACTCGCACTGGGAGCTATGATTTATTTGGACTCAGTCCCGAATTCCTACGTCAACACAGCATTGAACCACCGCTTTGTGACCGTGTTTTTATTGCAAAT TTGTCGTTTAACGTTGGGACTGCCCGTatctatgaaatttttggtCTTGCCGGTAACATCGTCTGGATGGATCTTCACATGGACAAGGAAGGGAAAAGCAAg GGAGTATGCGTACTTCAGTTTTCACATCCTATAGAGGCTGTTCAAGCGATTTCAATGTTCCATGGACAAAAACTTTATGACCGCGTTCTTGTCGTAAAAATGGACAGATACGAGAAG AGTGAACCAAATCGTGAAGGCGCTCTACCGCGTGGTCTTGAGAGAATTGGAGCTGGACTTGGGGCCAATGGAGCTCCGCTTACTGATATTGCTTCTGTGGTAGCGAGTATGCGCGGTGATTCTGTGGCACCACCTACACCTGTAGCTCCTGTTGCATCACAGCCTAGCCAG TCTAATCCATACTCCGGATCATcacatatctcgaatggtcaGAATTTCGCTTCACTAG GTAGTGCAGTGAGCTCATTTTCTTCAGGACTTGGTGGATTTGATTCAAGAAGGG ATGATTCATTTGTCGGGTCCGACTCGCGAAGAG atgatcAATTTGGGCTCAATTTCAACGTCAGCAGAGTTGTAGCCATCAAGAAT CTACCATTGGATTACACTTGGCAGATCGTTCGCGATCGAGTTCAGCAGTTCGGGGAGACGGAATCTGTTGAAATGATTGCGCCTGGGGTGGCACGTATTCGCTTTGCTCTTATTCAG GACGCTGAACGTATGCGTGGGGCGCTTACAGGAACTAGCGTGGAAGGTCGTACAATTTCAGTCGAGTACATGCACTGA
- a CDS encoding hypothetical protein (NECATOR_CHRI.G3171.T1): protein MISPEIFVATSEVLINILTKCDQPTSHLLWTSWKIVDDKSGMKPPRSTASTESGMEIVQKSLEGLSLEDKVTKLLKRVVESEDQNAKLREKAAQVDKVTKANASLEKKLEKTNLILLKTEDAKGKLEELCRELQRMNKQIREDSLNKVRLLEHERQQAVEQLRTALKSIEASMNEGKERSDALAADNGRLAEKLKELGQEYESRITAIQEQYKEKDSYWQEYNKAKDIEIKLLKTKLEAAEINAQKSALEKEELTRTFVEGTARMGGALENEKALRAEVKRYAGRYEEITKSLAESNAAFDKFKKEIDRVNANFKKVETDSFKWKQKYEEASKNVLVLTMAKKELEENAVLQQKKLGQLEQLCRALSSRQTNPTATPTTDSAATATAALTSPTDQASSSSS, encoded by the exons ATGATATCACCGGAGATCTTTGTGGCTACCTCAGAGGTGTTGATAAATATTTTAACGAAGT GTGACCAACCAACCAGCCACTTGTTGTGGACCTCTTGGAAGATTGTCGACGACAAATCCGGGATGAAACCGCCACGGTCCACCGCTTCCACGGAATCAG GGATGGAAATCGTCCAGAAGTCGTTGGAGGGATTAAGCCTCGAGGATAAAGTTACAAAATTATTGAAGAGAGTAGTAGAAAGCGAGGATCAGAACGCTAAATTGAGGGAAAAAGCTGCTCAG GTTGACAAGGTAACAAAAGCTAACGCTTCTCTcgaaaagaaattggaaaaaacaaatttgattcTACTAAAAACTGAAGATGCTAAAGGAAAGCTTGAAGAGCTATGCCGCGAACTGCAAAGAATGAACAAACAA ATCCGTGAAGATAGCCTCAATAAGGTACGACTGCTTGAGCACGAACGGCAGCAAGCTGTGGAGCAGCTGCGAACTGCTCTTAAG AGTATCGAAGCAAGTATGAACGAAGGCAAGGAACGATCGGATGCTTTGGCTGCCGATAACGGAAGATTAGCggagaaattaaaagaactCGGACAAGAATACGAGTCGCGAATCACTGCCATTCAAGAACAG TATAAAGAAAAGGACTCTTACTGGCAAGAGTATAACAAAGCCAAggatatagaaataaaactgtTGAAGACAAAATTAGAAGCGGCAGAAATCAACGCACAG AAATCCGCTTTGGAAAAGGAAGAGTTGACGAGGACTTTCGTTGAAGGAACGGCTAGAATGGGTGGTGCATTGGAGAATGAAAAAGCGCTTAGAGCTGAG GTGAAGCGATACGCTGGAAGATAcgaagaaatcacaaaaagttTAGCGGAAAGCAATGCTGCGTTTGACAAGTTTAAGAAGGAGATCGATAGG GTGAacgcaaatttcaaaaaagtcgaAACGGATTCGTTTAAATGGAAGCAGAAATACGAAGAAGCGTCGAA GAATGTATTGGTGTTGACGATGGCAAAGAAGGAGTTGGAGGAGAACGCTGTACTACAACAGAAGAAACTCGGCCAACTCGAACAACTTTGCCGAGCTCTCAGCTCTCGACAAACGAATCCTACTGCCACACCCACCACTGATTCGgccgccaccgccaccgccgCTCTCACCTCCCCAACAGACCAAGCCTCTTCCTCGTCGTCATGA
- a CDS encoding hypothetical protein (NECATOR_CHRI.G3171.T2): protein MSRCLLEEQAPHGFEMSQLMFSDDDDVSRHAADLEQIHKSIALNEPSFLPFNSAYCKENQISCTRLEKTPIYRRLHPERRCPLGEVFVKPFVPVTNSNDEYEFGSDHDACNEQAVRSSFSYSRPPSTESSASSGSATDQRPNTPLSTSNTPRLDRRKRLRLQKLRDAVIAARSTASDDDQEFVPGPCEFGSLLDDQETPTRKLRPRRELWNSDDDLPLADVQLQVVLDISEKEAQAFAALKRSSECVSPAEANTTDHDVDDFAYLPTSQPIQSNLKRGAKRKRTQLSTPKAGDSDTFSPRSVKVTRTATSSVFRRKRRHTTGECHTLTEGQSDSDMDQPLSHFATFSDVHKMSRSTAKKKKSRLSCGNSTDEEYKGSDSEMPLSEIRRRQRSIRSIKRIDYSGMDLDK, encoded by the exons ATGTCACGCTGTCTTCTGGAGGAACAAGCACCACATGGTTTCGAGATGAGCCAACTTATGTTCAGTGATGATGACGATGTTAGCAGACACGCCGCAGATCTCGAGCAAATTCACAAATCAATCGCTCTTAAT GAGCCGTCCTTCTTACCTTTCAACTCAGCCTATTGCAAAGAGAATCAGATTAG CTGCACCCGGTTAGAAAAGACGCCGATTTACCGACGTCTCCATCCTGAGCGTAGGTGCCCGCTCGGAGAAGTGTTCGTCAAACCATTCGTTCCGGTTACAAACTCAAACGATGAGTATGAATTTGGGAGCGATCACGATGCTTGCAATGAACAA GCTGTCAGGTCTTCCTTCTCATATTCGCGCCCTCCTTCAACTGAATCGTCTGCTAGCTCCGGTTCGGCTACTGATCAGCGCCCTAACACTCCGCTTTCTACAAGTAATACTCCACGCCTAGATCGCAGGAAAAGATTACGGCTTCAGAAATTACGTGATGCTGTAAT TGCAGCTCGCAGTACCGCAAGCGACGATGATCAAGAGTTCGTGCCTGGACCATGCGAGTTTGGGTCTTTGTTAGACGATCAGGAAACTCCAACTAGGAAACTGCGACCGCGAAGAG AACTGTGGAATTCTGATGATGACCTCCCGCTTGCGGATGTGCAACTTCAAGTAGTGCTCGACATATCAGAGAAGGAGGCACAAGCATTTGCTGCTCTTAAACGTTCTTCGGAATGTGTTTCCCCCGCAGAG GCAAACACTACTGACCACGATGTGGATGATTTCGCCTATCTTCCTACTTCCCAACCAATCCAATCCAATCTTAAAAGAGGAGCGAAACGAAAACGTACACAACTGAGTACACCTAAAGCAG gtgaTTCGGACACCTTCAGCCCACGAAGTGTGAAAGTCACTCGCACTGCTACCTCTAG tgtgtTTAGGAGAAAGCGCAGACATACCACAGGTGAATGCCACACACTAACAGAGGGACAAAGCGATTCAGACATGGATCAACCATTATCTCATTTCGCTACGTTCAG CGATGTTCACAAAATGTCTCGTAGTactgcaaaaaagaagaaatcgcGGTTAAGCTGTGGAAACTCAACGGACGAAGAATACAAAGGGTCTGACAGCGAAATGCCTCTATCCGAAATCCGTCGTCGACAGCGGTCCATTCGTAGTATTAAGCGGATTGACTACTCTGGAATGGATTTAGATAAGTAG
- a CDS encoding hypothetical protein (NECATOR_CHRI.G3172.T2) → MSRGGRAENGSVRRRRDIRSRSRSPQKGDQKRIAGGRDGDRRSGANDRMVFITNLAYEVRWAELKDVLREHGGEVVFVELLEDRNGQPKGNAIAEFKTKEGAANCLKNLDGFEIRKRKMITKAIRDPIAFLRKVQEETGIDYLAKCAGIGRGRSDERPTRTGSYDLFGLSPEFLRQHSIEPPLCDRVFIANLSFNVGTARIYEIFGLAGNIVWMDLHMDKEGKSKGVCVLQFSHPIEAVQAISMFHGQKLYDRVLVVKMDRYEKSEPNREGALPRGLERIGAGLGANGAPLTDIASVVASMRGDSVAPPTPVAPVASQPSQFSFGMGSGVVSSTSAFQSNPYSGSSHISNGQNFASLGSAVSSFSSGLGGFDSRRDDSFVGSDSRRDDQFGLNFNVSRVVAIKNLPLDYTWQIVRDRVQQFGETESVEMIAPGVARIRFALIQDAERMRGALTGTSVEGRTISVEYMH, encoded by the exons ATGTCACGCGGTGGTCGAGCGGAGAATGGAAGTGTAAGGAGACGGCGAGACATTCGAAGCAGATCCCGCAGCCCACAAAAAGGCGATCAGAAGAGAATCGCAG GAGGACGTGACGGCGACAGACGCAGTGGTGCTAACGACCGAATGGTGTTTATCACCAACCTTGCGTATGAGGTTCGCTGGGCAGAATTGAAGGACGTACTTCGTGAGCATGGTGGAGAG GTCGTTTTTGTCGAGCTGCTGGAGGACCGTAACGGACAGCCGAAAGGAAACGCAATTGCGGagttcaagacaaaagaaggCGCTGCAAACTGCCTCAAAAATCTCGATGGATTTGAAATTCGCAAGAGAAAAATGATCACAAAGGCCATTCGC GATCCTATTGCTTTTCTCCGCAAAGTGCAGGAGGAAACAGGTATTGACTACTTGGCTAAGTGTGCTGGCATTGGACGTGGACGAAGCGATGAGCGTCCAACTCGCACTGGGAGCTATGATTTATTTGGACTCAGTCCCGAATTCCTACGTCAACACAGCATTGAACCACCGCTTTGTGACCGTGTTTTTATTGCAAAT TTGTCGTTTAACGTTGGGACTGCCCGTatctatgaaatttttggtCTTGCCGGTAACATCGTCTGGATGGATCTTCACATGGACAAGGAAGGGAAAAGCAAg GGAGTATGCGTACTTCAGTTTTCACATCCTATAGAGGCTGTTCAAGCGATTTCAATGTTCCATGGACAAAAACTTTATGACCGCGTTCTTGTCGTAAAAATGGACAGATACGAGAAG AGTGAACCAAATCGTGAAGGCGCTCTACCGCGTGGTCTTGAGAGAATTGGAGCTGGACTTGGGGCCAATGGAGCTCCGCTTACTGATATTGCTTCTGTGGTAGCGAGTATGCGCGGTGATTCTGTGGCACCACCTACACCTGTAGCTCCTGTTGCATCACAGCCTAGCCAG TTTTCATTTGGTATGGGAAGTGGCGTCGTATCATCTACCTCTGCATTCCAGTCTAATCCATACTCCGGATCATcacatatctcgaatggtcaGAATTTCGCTTCACTAG GTAGTGCAGTGAGCTCATTTTCTTCAGGACTTGGTGGATTTGATTCAAGAAGGG ATGATTCATTTGTCGGGTCCGACTCGCGAAGAG atgatcAATTTGGGCTCAATTTCAACGTCAGCAGAGTTGTAGCCATCAAGAAT CTACCATTGGATTACACTTGGCAGATCGTTCGCGATCGAGTTCAGCAGTTCGGGGAGACGGAATCTGTTGAAATGATTGCGCCTGGGGTGGCACGTATTCGCTTTGCTCTTATTCAG GACGCTGAACGTATGCGTGGGGCGCTTACAGGAACTAGCGTGGAAGGTCGTACAATTTCAGTCGAGTACATGCACTGA
- a CDS encoding hypothetical protein (NECATOR_CHRI.G3171.T4), translated as MSRCLLEEQAPHGFEMSQLMFSDDDDVSRHAADLEQIHKSIALNEPSFLPFNSAYCKENQISCTRLEKTPIYRRLHPERRCPLGEVFVKPFVPVTNSNDEYEFGSDHDACNEQAVRSSFSYSRPPSTESSASSGSATDQRPNTPLSTSNTPRLDRRKRLRLQKLRDAVIAARSTASDDDQEFVPGPCEFGSLLDDQETPTRKLRPRRELWNSDDDLPLADVQLQVVLDISEKEAQAFAALKRSSECVSPAEANTTDHDVDDFAYLPTSQPIQSNLKRGAKRKRTQLSTPKAGDSDTFSPRSVKVTRTATSRRKRRHTTGECHTLTEGQSDSDMDQPLSHFATFSDVHKMSRSTAKKKKSRLSCGNSTDEEYKGSDSEMPLSEIRRRQRIVNDITGDLCGYLRGVDKYFNEVLLDLLICDQPTSHLLWTSWKIVDDKSGMKPPRSTASTESGMEIVQKSLEGLSLEDKVTKLLKRVVESEDQNAKLREKAAQVDKVTKANASLEKKLEKTNLILLKTEDAKGKLEELCRELQRMNKQIREDSLNKVRLLEHERQQAVEQLRTALKSIEASMNEGKERSDALAADNGRLAEKLKELGQEYESRITAIQEQYKEKDSYWQEYNKAKDIEIKLLKTKLEAAEINAQKSALEKEELTRTFVEGTARMGGALENEKALRAEVKRYAGRYEEITKSLAESNAAFDKFKKEIDRVNANFKKVETDSFKWKQKYEEASKNVLVLTMAKKELEENAVLQQKKLGQLEQLCRALSSRQTNPTATPTTDSAATATAALTSPTDQASSSSS; from the exons ATGTCACGCTGTCTTCTGGAGGAACAAGCACCACATGGTTTCGAGATGAGCCAACTTATGTTCAGTGATGATGACGATGTTAGCAGACACGCCGCAGATCTCGAGCAAATTCACAAATCAATCGCTCTTAAT GAGCCGTCCTTCTTACCTTTCAACTCAGCCTATTGCAAAGAGAATCAGATTAG CTGCACCCGGTTAGAAAAGACGCCGATTTACCGACGTCTCCATCCTGAGCGTAGGTGCCCGCTCGGAGAAGTGTTCGTCAAACCATTCGTTCCGGTTACAAACTCAAACGATGAGTATGAATTTGGGAGCGATCACGATGCTTGCAATGAACAA GCTGTCAGGTCTTCCTTCTCATATTCGCGCCCTCCTTCAACTGAATCGTCTGCTAGCTCCGGTTCGGCTACTGATCAGCGCCCTAACACTCCGCTTTCTACAAGTAATACTCCACGCCTAGATCGCAGGAAAAGATTACGGCTTCAGAAATTACGTGATGCTGTAAT TGCAGCTCGCAGTACCGCAAGCGACGATGATCAAGAGTTCGTGCCTGGACCATGCGAGTTTGGGTCTTTGTTAGACGATCAGGAAACTCCAACTAGGAAACTGCGACCGCGAAGAG AACTGTGGAATTCTGATGATGACCTCCCGCTTGCGGATGTGCAACTTCAAGTAGTGCTCGACATATCAGAGAAGGAGGCACAAGCATTTGCTGCTCTTAAACGTTCTTCGGAATGTGTTTCCCCCGCAGAG GCAAACACTACTGACCACGATGTGGATGATTTCGCCTATCTTCCTACTTCCCAACCAATCCAATCCAATCTTAAAAGAGGAGCGAAACGAAAACGTACACAACTGAGTACACCTAAAGCAG gtgaTTCGGACACCTTCAGCCCACGAAGTGTGAAAGTCACTCGCACTGCTACCTCTAG GAGAAAGCGCAGACATACCACAGGTGAATGCCACACACTAACAGAGGGACAAAGCGATTCAGACATGGATCAACCATTATCTCATTTCGCTACGTTCAG CGATGTTCACAAAATGTCTCGTAGTactgcaaaaaagaagaaatcgcGGTTAAGCTGTGGAAACTCAACGGACGAAGAATACAAAGGGTCTGACAGCGAAATGCCTCTATCCGAAATCCGTCGTCGACAGCG AATTGTTAATGATATCACCGGAGATCTTTGTGGCTACCTCAGAGGTGTTGATAAATATTTTAACGAAGTGTTGCTGGACCTATTGATTT GTGACCAACCAACCAGCCACTTGTTGTGGACCTCTTGGAAGATTGTCGACGACAAATCCGGGATGAAACCGCCACGGTCCACCGCTTCCACGGAATCAG GGATGGAAATCGTCCAGAAGTCGTTGGAGGGATTAAGCCTCGAGGATAAAGTTACAAAATTATTGAAGAGAGTAGTAGAAAGCGAGGATCAGAACGCTAAATTGAGGGAAAAAGCTGCTCAG GTTGACAAGGTAACAAAAGCTAACGCTTCTCTcgaaaagaaattggaaaaaacaaatttgattcTACTAAAAACTGAAGATGCTAAAGGAAAGCTTGAAGAGCTATGCCGCGAACTGCAAAGAATGAACAAACAA ATCCGTGAAGATAGCCTCAATAAGGTACGACTGCTTGAGCACGAACGGCAGCAAGCTGTGGAGCAGCTGCGAACTGCTCTTAAG AGTATCGAAGCAAGTATGAACGAAGGCAAGGAACGATCGGATGCTTTGGCTGCCGATAACGGAAGATTAGCggagaaattaaaagaactCGGACAAGAATACGAGTCGCGAATCACTGCCATTCAAGAACAG TATAAAGAAAAGGACTCTTACTGGCAAGAGTATAACAAAGCCAAggatatagaaataaaactgtTGAAGACAAAATTAGAAGCGGCAGAAATCAACGCACAG AAATCCGCTTTGGAAAAGGAAGAGTTGACGAGGACTTTCGTTGAAGGAACGGCTAGAATGGGTGGTGCATTGGAGAATGAAAAAGCGCTTAGAGCTGAG GTGAAGCGATACGCTGGAAGATAcgaagaaatcacaaaaagttTAGCGGAAAGCAATGCTGCGTTTGACAAGTTTAAGAAGGAGATCGATAGG GTGAacgcaaatttcaaaaaagtcgaAACGGATTCGTTTAAATGGAAGCAGAAATACGAAGAAGCGTCGAA GAATGTATTGGTGTTGACGATGGCAAAGAAGGAGTTGGAGGAGAACGCTGTACTACAACAGAAGAAACTCGGCCAACTCGAACAACTTTGCCGAGCTCTCAGCTCTCGACAAACGAATCCTACTGCCACACCCACCACTGATTCGgccgccaccgccaccgccgCTCTCACCTCCCCAACAGACCAAGCCTCTTCCTCGTCGTCATGA